A single region of the Lotus japonicus ecotype B-129 chromosome 4, LjGifu_v1.2 genome encodes:
- the LOC130711831 gene encoding serine/threonine/tyrosine-protein kinase HT1, whose product MAGSCFHALRLRRTKSKPFPSSSPSSSKARWNSDAENMERKRFDSLESWSMILDSENVETWEASNEDQEEWTADLSQLFIGNKFASGAHSRIYRGIYKQRAVAVKMVRIPNQNEERRGLLESQFKSEVALLSRLFHPNIVQFIAACKKPPVYCIITEYMSQGTLRMYLNKKEPYSLSTETILRLALDISRGMEYLHSQGVIHRDLKSNNLLLNDEMRVKVADFGTSCLETRCRETKGNMGTYRWMAPEMIKEKPYTRKVDVYSFGIVLWELTTALLPFQGMTPVQAAFAVSEKNERPPLPASCQPALAHLIKRCWSANPSKRPDFSDIVCTLEKYDECVKEGLPLTHHSSLAVSGNAIIECIKSCFSMNSSSIPVYA is encoded by the exons ATGGCGGGTTCATGTTTCCATGCACTTCGCTTACGAAGAACGAAGAGCAAgccttttccttcttcttctccttcttcatccaAGGCCCGGTGGAATTCTGATGCAGAGAACATGGAGAGGAAGAGATTTGACAGCTTGGAATCATGGTCCATGATATTGGACTCTGAGAATGTGGAGACATGGGAAGCATCAAATGAGGATCAGGAGGAATGGACAGCTGATCTTTCACAGCTTTTCATTGGTAACAAGTTTGCATCCGGGGCTCACAGTCGGATTTACCGTGGAATTTACAAGCAGCGAGCTGTTGCGGTGAAAATGGTGAGGATTCCAAACCAGAATGAGGAGAGAAGAGGCTTGCTTGAAAGCCAATTCAAATCTGAAGTGGCTTTGCTTTCACGTCTCTTTCATCCTAACATAGTCCAG TTCATTGCAGCCTGTAAAAAACCTCCAGTATATTGTATCATTACAGAATACATGTCACAAGGAACTCTGAGGATGTATTTGAACAAGAAAGAGCCATACTCTCTATCAACAGAAACTATACTAAGGTTAGCTCTTGACATATCTAGGGGCATGGAGTATCTTCACTCGCAAGGTGTGATTCACAGGGACCTCAAGTCAAATAACTTGCTTCTCAACGATGAGATGAGAGTTAAGGTGGCAGATTTTGGAACATCCTGTCTCGAAACGCGGTGCCGGGAGACCAAAGGAAACATGGGAACATATCGTTGGATGGCACCAGAGATGATTAAGGAAAAGCCTTACACTCGGAAAGTTGATGTCTATAGCTTTGGAATTGTGCTTTGGGAACTCACAACTGCATTACTTCCCTTCCAAGGAATGACCCCAGTGCAAGCTGCTTTTGCTGTTTCTGAGAAG AATGAAAGACCTCCACTGCCTGCAAGTTGTCAACCTGCACTTGCTCATCTGATAAAGCGTTGTTGGTCAGCAAACCCTTCGAAGCGACCAGATTTCAGTGACATTGTGTGTACTCTCGAGAAGTACGATGAGTGTGTCAAGGAAGGTCTTCCTCTCACTCACCATTCAAGCCTAGCAGTCAGCGGAAACGCCATTATTGAATGCATAAAAAGCTGCTTCTCAATGAACTCCTCCTCCATACCTGTATATGCTTGA